A window of the Halobacterium hubeiense genome harbors these coding sequences:
- the hpt gene encoding hypoxanthine/guanine phosphoribosyltransferase: MDRLKQSLLDAPIIEKDGYHYFVHPISDGVPMLEPELLREIVIRIIRKAELDDVDKIVTPAAMGIHISTAVSLMTDIPIVVIRKREYGLPGEVALSQQTGYSENEMYINDVEEGDRVLVLDDVLSTGGTLRAITDALEHIGADVADVLAVIKKAGPNELDDTDTDVKTLINVDVQDGDVVIVDAEGDD, from the coding sequence ATGGATAGGCTCAAGCAGTCCCTGCTGGACGCGCCCATCATCGAGAAGGACGGGTACCACTACTTCGTTCACCCAATCAGTGACGGCGTCCCGATGCTGGAGCCGGAGCTGCTGCGGGAGATCGTCATCCGCATCATCCGGAAGGCGGAGCTCGACGACGTCGACAAGATTGTCACGCCGGCGGCGATGGGCATCCACATCTCCACGGCGGTGTCGCTGATGACCGACATCCCCATCGTCGTCATCCGCAAGCGCGAGTACGGCCTCCCGGGCGAGGTCGCGCTCAGCCAGCAGACCGGCTACTCGGAGAACGAGATGTACATCAACGACGTCGAGGAGGGCGACCGCGTGCTCGTCCTCGACGACGTGCTCTCCACCGGTGGCACCCTGCGCGCCATCACGGACGCCCTCGAACACATCGGCGCGGACGTCGCGGACGTCCTCGCGGTCATCAAGAAGGCCGGCCCGAACGAACTCGACGACACGGACACGGACGTGAAGACGCTCATCAACGTGGACGTGCAGGACGGCGACGTCGTCATCGTCGACGCCGAAGGCGACGACTGA
- a CDS encoding type 1 glutamine amidotransferase domain-containing protein: MPSALFVVSEEGYWGEECVEPLTTLDSEGFDITVATPSGSPPVLDERSADPEEVGEETAEWVREVHENDERLNDPVSVTEVEAADYDAVVFPGGHGTAWDVNQDVHARRLLRNAVEGDSEKALVVCHAVGILAFTRDSDDDFLVAGRDITGFPNEWEEGIVDDHDRMPDGRKLPYWVEDEVKVAGANFDAELDADTSVTVDGDLLTARGPGSSSAAAQALLEELDA, encoded by the coding sequence ATGCCGTCTGCACTATTCGTCGTCAGCGAGGAAGGCTACTGGGGAGAGGAGTGCGTCGAACCGCTCACGACGCTCGACAGCGAGGGCTTCGACATCACGGTCGCGACGCCGAGCGGGTCGCCGCCCGTCCTCGACGAGCGCTCCGCGGACCCCGAAGAGGTCGGCGAGGAGACCGCCGAGTGGGTGCGCGAGGTCCACGAGAACGACGAGCGGCTCAACGACCCCGTCTCCGTCACGGAGGTCGAGGCCGCCGACTACGACGCAGTCGTCTTCCCCGGCGGCCACGGCACCGCGTGGGACGTCAATCAGGACGTCCACGCGCGCCGCCTCCTGCGGAACGCCGTGGAGGGCGACAGCGAGAAGGCGCTGGTCGTCTGCCACGCCGTCGGCATCCTCGCGTTCACGCGGGACAGCGACGACGACTTCCTCGTCGCCGGCCGCGACATCACCGGCTTCCCGAACGAGTGGGAGGAAGGCATCGTCGACGACCACGACCGGATGCCCGACGGCCGCAAGCTCCCCTACTGGGTGGAGGACGAAGTGAAGGTCGCGGGCGCGAACTTCGACGCGGAACTGGACGCCGACACCAGCGTCACCGTGGACGGCGACCTCCTCACCGCGCGCGGCCCCGGTTCGTCCAGCGCCGCCGCCCAGGCGCTCCTCGAGGAACTGGACGCGTAG